The proteins below come from a single Candida albicans SC5314 chromosome 7, complete sequence genomic window:
- the ALK6 gene encoding Alk6p (Putative cytochrome P-450 of N-alkane-induced detoxification; macrophage-induced gene), which yields MLILLPIAVIAASIYYIAEYWKRESIKRKYDCQPVKQAPLVTWYDIFGIKALVDNSNLTKSGYFYQDIQRKLDNLDTTTMKTTALGKNQIITIEPENFRTMCSSADLNNWTIGTRPIALKPLLGNGIFSSEGESWKHSRIMLRPIFAKEHIKQITAMESYIQSLIKVIKLQQQGEGEFDLQHLFHCFTIDYATDFLFGESCDCLKSILGETSISTMSEEEKSKFAPNFDVMQYHMTKRLVFGYFSFLVNPPEFKNAVKHLHEFVFHFVDRAINFTDEELNDPSKNYVFLYQLAKQTKDRKVILDELLSVLLAGRNTTASLLSFMFFELAQNKPVWNKLKKEITEHFPDVESITFETIHNCEYLRWCIHESLRINPPVPINTRTANRDTVLPKGGGKGNNYPIFVRKGEQVIFPLFSSNRQERFFGPEPEKYIPERWANLPRNGGVAFGPFGTGPRLCLGQQLALVEASYVTIRLLQTFSQLDSNHTECRRSVGATMRLMDGCQVTLK from the coding sequence CAAGCACCATTAGTTACATGGTATGATATATTTGGGATTAAAGCCCTTGTTGATAATAGTAATCTAACCAAAAGTGGATATTTTTATCAAGATATTCAACGGAAACTTGATAATCTtgatacaacaacaatgaaaaCTACTGCTTTAgggaaaaatcaaatcattactATTGAACCAGAAAATTTCCGGACCATGTGTAGTAGTGctgatttgaataattggACCATTGGTACTAGACCAATTGCTTTAAAACCATTATTAGGTAATGGGATTTTTTCAAGTGAAGGAGAAAGTTGGAAACATAGTCGAATTATGTTGAGACCAATTTTTGCTAAAGAACatattaaacaaatcaCGGCTATGGAATCATATATTCAACTGTTAATTAAAGTGATTaaacttcaacaacaaggaGAAGgagaatttgatttacaaCATTTATTCCATTGTTTTACTATTGATTATGCTACagattttttatttggagAAAGTTGTGATTGTTTAAAACTGATTCTTGGTGAAACATCAATTTCTACCATgagtgaagaagaaaaatcaaaatttgcACCTAATTTTGATGTTATGCAATATCATATGACGAAAAGATTAGTATTTGGttatttttcctttttggTGAATCCACCAGAATTTAAAAATGCGGTCAAACATTTACATGAATTTGTATTCCATTTTGTTGATCGAGCAATTAATTTcactgatgaagaattaaatgatCCAAGTAAAAATTATGTTTTCCTTTATCAATTGgctaaacaaacaaaagatCGTAAAGTGATTTtagatgaattattaaGTGTGTTATTAGCCGGTAGAAATACTACTGCTagtttattatcatttatgTTTTTCGAATTGGCTCAAAATAAACCCGTATggaataaattgaaaaaagaaatcactGAACATTTCCCTGATGTTGAATCAATCACTTTTGAAACCATTCATAATTGTGAATATTTACGTTGGTGTATTCATGAATCTTTAAGAATTAATCCTCCAGTACCCATTAATACTAGAACTGCTAATAGAGATACCGTGCTACCAAAAGGTGGTGGAAAGGGAAATAATTATCCAATTTTTGTTAGAAAAGGTGAACAAGTTATTTTCCCATTATTTTCAAGTAATCGTCAAGAAAGATTTTTCGGACCTGAACcagaaaaatatattccTGAAAGATGGGCTAATTTACCTAGAAATGGTGGAGTTGCCTTTGGACCATTTGGAACTGGACCAAGATTATGTTTAGGTCAACAACTTGCTTTAGTTGAAGCAAGTTATGTTACTATTAGACTTTTACAAACTTTTTCTCAATTGGATTCAAACCATACAGAATGTAGAAGACTGGTTGGTGCTACCATGAGATTAATGGATGGATGTCAAGTCACTTTAAAGTGA